The following are from one region of the Salvia hispanica cultivar TCC Black 2014 chromosome 1, UniMelb_Shisp_WGS_1.0, whole genome shotgun sequence genome:
- the LOC125214812 gene encoding protein FAM91A1-like isoform X2: protein MLRPPETMEEQLIIQAITEECPWENLPKRLQSTLNSKEDWHRRIIDHCIKKRLPWNTCFARMVCKEAEYYEEMMRYLRRNLAMYPYHLAEYVNRVMRVSPFKYYCDILFEVMKNEQPYDSIPNFSAADALRITGIGRNEFIDIMNKCRSKKIMWKLNKSIAKELLPIEPVEFVIEPWWGVCLVNFTLEEFKKLSEEESAQIDKIYKEEANSFFLFDPEIIKGLFRRGLVYFDVPVYPDDRFQVSKLEGFVSNREQSYEDPIEELLYAVFVVSSENSTVAELALTLQADIFQLQAAASFVCRLGWAVKLIDPASILQDSYSSGSPRSMLSDDEVGSHASMGPSSLFGDGSSRQSSDVLWTENSSPSADCSSVAFVVDANITSYLMMGSVSPGLKSHAVTLYEAGKLGHTSIADLCNDLMTLEGAKFEGGLQEFANHAFSLRCILECLTSGGTVTDERQRVTKEDTASLTTDACQGDSSQNSVNKTDDTNDSVELSGTSIDDTLSTTLSKETSSDAEDSNFSSKFEEISDSAESLTARKDLKKIRKYRVDILRCESLAALSPATLSRLFRRDYDIVMSMIPLPHSSVLPGSKGPVHFGPPTHSSMTPWMKLVLYTALSSGPLSVVMMKGQCLRLLPVPLAGCEKALIWSWDGSTVGGLGGNFEGNLVNGSILLHCLNSLLKHSAVLVQPLSKNDLDDGGNVVTLDVPLPLKNSDGSVACIGEELGLSGEECSKLNILLHDISKKINLWTIGYIRLLRLFNERKLETFSVDKEKYEWVVLGAQFGVPLFSPQLCNSICRRVVSSQLLQTDLSSEYHEAMQDLRGRLLYVCSEYQASGPTARLLNQKEHVKEKESSQLLMNYASGRWNPIAEPSSPISGALSENQRLKLANRHRAGTEVLSFDGNILRSYSLNPVYEVGARPFEESGVIGTGKGESEDVDGKEVTLPGVNLLFDGSELRPFDIGACLQARQPVSLIAEASAATSSLTVKQKV, encoded by the exons ATGCTGCGTCCGCCGGAGACAATGGAGGAACAGTTGATAATCCAAGCAATTACAGAAGAGTGCCCCTGGGAGAACCTGCCGAAGCGCCTTCAATCAACCCTGAATTCCAAGGAAGATTGGCACCGCAG GATAATTGATCACTGCATAAAAAAAAGACTCCCCTGGAACACTTGTTTTGCTCGCATGGTGTGCAAAGAAGCTGAATACTATGAGGAAATGATGCGTTATCTACGGAGGAATCTAGCG ATGTATCCCTACCATCTTGCAGAGTATGTTAACCGTGTTATGAGGGTTTCTCCTTTCAAATATTACTGTGACATCTTATTTGAAGTGATGAAAAATG AACAACCCTATGACAGTATTCCCAATTTTAGTGCAGCAGATGCCCTGCGGATCACAGGAATCGGAAGAAATGAATTCATTGACATCATGAACAAGTGTAGATCTAAG AAAATTATGTGGAAGTTAAATAAGTCCATAGCAAAAGAACTCTTGCCGATAGAACCTGTTGAATTTGTGATTGAGCCATGGTGGGGAGTTTGTCTTGTCAACTTTACTTTGGAAGAATTCAAG AAACTCTCAGAAGAAGAATCAGcacaaattgataaaatctaTAAGGAGGAAGCCAATTCTTTCTTCCTATTTGATCCGGAAATTATTAAGGGTCTATTTCGCCGTGGGCTCGTGTACTTTGATGTTCCTGTTTATCCTGATGACCGTTTCCAAG TTTCAAAGCTTGAAGGATTTGTTTCAAACAGGGAGCAGTCATATGAAGATCCCATTGAAGA GTTGCTATATGCTGTGTTTGTGGTGTCAAGCGAGAATTCAACTGTTGCTGAACTGGCATTGACTTTGCAAGCTGATATCTTTCAGCTACAGGCCGCTGCATCTTTTGTTTGTCGACTGGGATGGGCAGTGAAACTTATTGATCCAGCCTCTATTCTTCAGGACTCTTATTCATCTGGATCTCCTAGAAGTATGCTCAGTGATGACGAAGTTGGTTCTCATGCTAGTATGGGTCCTTCAAGTTTATTTGGTGATGGCAGCAGTCGTCAATCATCAGATGTATTATGGACAGAAAACTCTAGTCCTTCTGCCGACTGCTCTAGTGTAGCTTTTGTTGTTGATGCTAATATAACATCATATCTTATGATGGGATCTGTCTCTCCAG GTCTGAAATCTCATGCTGTGACACTTTATGAAGCTGGAAAACTAGGTCACACAAGCATTGCTGACCTTTGCAATGATCTTATGACCCTAGAGGGTGCTAAATTTGAAGGAGGGTTACAAGAGTTTGCTAATCATGCTTTCAGCCTCAGGTGTATTCTTGAATGCCTAACTTCAGGTGGAACTGTTACTGATGAAAGACAGAGAGTGACCAAGGAGGACACCGCTTCATTGACAACTGATGCTTGTCAAGGTGACAGTTCTCAAAATAGCGTGAATAAAACAGATGACACTAATGACTCTGTTGAGCTCAGTGGAACTAGTATAGATGATACTTTATCTACTACGTTATCTAAAGAGACTAGTTCTGATGCAGAGGATTCTAATTTTAGTTCCAAGTTTGAGGAAATTTCAGATTCTGCTGAAAGTTTGACTGCCAGAAAagatttaaagaaaataaggaaatacAGAGTAGATATACTTCGTTGTGAAAGCTTGGCTGCTCTGTCCCCAGCCACATTGAGTCGTCTATTTCGTCGTGACTATGACATTGTCATGTCCATGATTCCACTTCCTCATTCTTCTGTCTTGCCTGGATCAAAGGGCCCtgttcattttggtcctccaaCACATTCTTCCATGACTCCTTGGATGAAATTAGTGCTTTACACTGCTCTATCCAGTGGACCTCTTTCTGTTGTTATGATGAAAGGCCAGTGTCTAAGATTACTTCCTGTACCATTAGCTGGTTGTGAGAAAGCCCTTATATGGTCATGGGATGGATCTACGGTTGGGGGTCTGGGAGGAAATTTCGAAGGGAATTTAGTTAATGGAAGCATTCTATTACACTGCTTGAATTCTCTTCTTAAACATTCTGCTGTGTTGGTTCAACCTTTGAGCAAGAATGACCTTGACGATGGTGGAAATGTTGTAACACTAGATGTTCCATTGCCCTTGAAAAACAGTGATGGTTCAGTGGCTTGTATTGGGGAGGAGCTGGGGCTAAGTGGAGAGGAATGTTCAAAGTTAAACATATTGTTGCATGATatatcgaaaaagataaatttgtgGACAATAGGTTATATTCGCTTACTTAGACTATTTAACGAGAGAAAATTAGAAACCTTTTCAGTTGATAAAGAGAAGTATGAATGGGTTGTACTTGGTGCACAATTCGGTGTCCCACTTTTTAGTCCCCAATTGTGCAATAGTATATGCAGGAGAGTGGTTTCTTCACAGTTACTTCAAACAGATTTGTCGAGTGAGTATCATGAAGCTATGCAGGACTTAAGAGGCAGGTTGCTTTATGTTTGTTCTGAGTACCAAGCATCAGGCCCTACTGCAAGACTTCTTAACCAGAAAGAGCACGTTAAGGAAAAGGAATCTTCTCAACTACTAATGAATTATGCTAGTGGAAGATGGAATCCCATTGCAGAACCTTCTTCTCCTATTTCAGGAGCCTTAAGTGAAAACCAAAGGCTAAAACTTGCTAACAGGCACCGAGCTGGGACTgaagttttgagttttgatgGTAATATCCTAAG GTCATACTCCCTAAACCCAGTCTACGAGGTTGGAGCCAGGCCCTTTGAAGAGTCAGGCGTCATTGGCACTGGGAAAGGTGAATCAGAGGATGTTGATGGCAAAGAAGTAACTCTCCCGGGTGTAAACCTTCTATTTGACGGGTCTGAGCTTCGTCCTTTTGATATCGGTGCTTGCCTACAAGCTCGTCAACCAGTCTCCTTAATAGCTGAGGCATCGGCAGCGACTTCCTCTTTGACAGTCAAACAAAAAGTTTAG
- the LOC125214812 gene encoding protein FAM91A1-like isoform X1: MLRPPETMEEQLIIQAITEECPWENLPKRLQSTLNSKEDWHRRIIDHCIKKRLPWNTCFARMVCKEAEYYEEMMRYLRRNLAMYPYHLAEYVNRVMRVSPFKYYCDILFEVMKNEQPYDSIPNFSAADALRITGIGRNEFIDIMNKCRSKKIMWKLNKSIAKELLPIEPVEFVIEPWWGVCLVNFTLEEFKKKNQHKLIKSIRRKPILSSYLIRKLLRVYFAVGSCTLMFLFILMTVSKFQSLKDLFQTGSSHMKIPLKMGCVSRLLYAVFVVSSENSTVAELALTLQADIFQLQAAASFVCRLGWAVKLIDPASILQDSYSSGSPRSMLSDDEVGSHASMGPSSLFGDGSSRQSSDVLWTENSSPSADCSSVAFVVDANITSYLMMGSVSPGLKSHAVTLYEAGKLGHTSIADLCNDLMTLEGAKFEGGLQEFANHAFSLRCILECLTSGGTVTDERQRVTKEDTASLTTDACQGDSSQNSVNKTDDTNDSVELSGTSIDDTLSTTLSKETSSDAEDSNFSSKFEEISDSAESLTARKDLKKIRKYRVDILRCESLAALSPATLSRLFRRDYDIVMSMIPLPHSSVLPGSKGPVHFGPPTHSSMTPWMKLVLYTALSSGPLSVVMMKGQCLRLLPVPLAGCEKALIWSWDGSTVGGLGGNFEGNLVNGSILLHCLNSLLKHSAVLVQPLSKNDLDDGGNVVTLDVPLPLKNSDGSVACIGEELGLSGEECSKLNILLHDISKKINLWTIGYIRLLRLFNERKLETFSVDKEKYEWVVLGAQFGVPLFSPQLCNSICRRVVSSQLLQTDLSSEYHEAMQDLRGRLLYVCSEYQASGPTARLLNQKEHVKEKESSQLLMNYASGRWNPIAEPSSPISGALSENQRLKLANRHRAGTEVLSFDGNILRSYSLNPVYEVGARPFEESGVIGTGKGESEDVDGKEVTLPGVNLLFDGSELRPFDIGACLQARQPVSLIAEASAATSSLTVKQKV, translated from the exons ATGCTGCGTCCGCCGGAGACAATGGAGGAACAGTTGATAATCCAAGCAATTACAGAAGAGTGCCCCTGGGAGAACCTGCCGAAGCGCCTTCAATCAACCCTGAATTCCAAGGAAGATTGGCACCGCAG GATAATTGATCACTGCATAAAAAAAAGACTCCCCTGGAACACTTGTTTTGCTCGCATGGTGTGCAAAGAAGCTGAATACTATGAGGAAATGATGCGTTATCTACGGAGGAATCTAGCG ATGTATCCCTACCATCTTGCAGAGTATGTTAACCGTGTTATGAGGGTTTCTCCTTTCAAATATTACTGTGACATCTTATTTGAAGTGATGAAAAATG AACAACCCTATGACAGTATTCCCAATTTTAGTGCAGCAGATGCCCTGCGGATCACAGGAATCGGAAGAAATGAATTCATTGACATCATGAACAAGTGTAGATCTAAG AAAATTATGTGGAAGTTAAATAAGTCCATAGCAAAAGAACTCTTGCCGATAGAACCTGTTGAATTTGTGATTGAGCCATGGTGGGGAGTTTGTCTTGTCAACTTTACTTTGGAAGAATTCAAG AAGAAGAATCAGcacaaattgataaaatctaTAAGGAGGAAGCCAATTCTTTCTTCCTATTTGATCCGGAAATTATTAAGGGTCTATTTCGCCGTGGGCTCGTGTACTTTGATGTTCCTGTTTATCCTGATGACCGTTTCCAAG TTTCAAAGCTTGAAGGATTTGTTTCAAACAGGGAGCAGTCATATGAAGATCCCATTGAAGA TGGGTTGTGTAAGCAGGTTGCTATATGCTGTGTTTGTGGTGTCAAGCGAGAATTCAACTGTTGCTGAACTGGCATTGACTTTGCAAGCTGATATCTTTCAGCTACAGGCCGCTGCATCTTTTGTTTGTCGACTGGGATGGGCAGTGAAACTTATTGATCCAGCCTCTATTCTTCAGGACTCTTATTCATCTGGATCTCCTAGAAGTATGCTCAGTGATGACGAAGTTGGTTCTCATGCTAGTATGGGTCCTTCAAGTTTATTTGGTGATGGCAGCAGTCGTCAATCATCAGATGTATTATGGACAGAAAACTCTAGTCCTTCTGCCGACTGCTCTAGTGTAGCTTTTGTTGTTGATGCTAATATAACATCATATCTTATGATGGGATCTGTCTCTCCAG GTCTGAAATCTCATGCTGTGACACTTTATGAAGCTGGAAAACTAGGTCACACAAGCATTGCTGACCTTTGCAATGATCTTATGACCCTAGAGGGTGCTAAATTTGAAGGAGGGTTACAAGAGTTTGCTAATCATGCTTTCAGCCTCAGGTGTATTCTTGAATGCCTAACTTCAGGTGGAACTGTTACTGATGAAAGACAGAGAGTGACCAAGGAGGACACCGCTTCATTGACAACTGATGCTTGTCAAGGTGACAGTTCTCAAAATAGCGTGAATAAAACAGATGACACTAATGACTCTGTTGAGCTCAGTGGAACTAGTATAGATGATACTTTATCTACTACGTTATCTAAAGAGACTAGTTCTGATGCAGAGGATTCTAATTTTAGTTCCAAGTTTGAGGAAATTTCAGATTCTGCTGAAAGTTTGACTGCCAGAAAagatttaaagaaaataaggaaatacAGAGTAGATATACTTCGTTGTGAAAGCTTGGCTGCTCTGTCCCCAGCCACATTGAGTCGTCTATTTCGTCGTGACTATGACATTGTCATGTCCATGATTCCACTTCCTCATTCTTCTGTCTTGCCTGGATCAAAGGGCCCtgttcattttggtcctccaaCACATTCTTCCATGACTCCTTGGATGAAATTAGTGCTTTACACTGCTCTATCCAGTGGACCTCTTTCTGTTGTTATGATGAAAGGCCAGTGTCTAAGATTACTTCCTGTACCATTAGCTGGTTGTGAGAAAGCCCTTATATGGTCATGGGATGGATCTACGGTTGGGGGTCTGGGAGGAAATTTCGAAGGGAATTTAGTTAATGGAAGCATTCTATTACACTGCTTGAATTCTCTTCTTAAACATTCTGCTGTGTTGGTTCAACCTTTGAGCAAGAATGACCTTGACGATGGTGGAAATGTTGTAACACTAGATGTTCCATTGCCCTTGAAAAACAGTGATGGTTCAGTGGCTTGTATTGGGGAGGAGCTGGGGCTAAGTGGAGAGGAATGTTCAAAGTTAAACATATTGTTGCATGATatatcgaaaaagataaatttgtgGACAATAGGTTATATTCGCTTACTTAGACTATTTAACGAGAGAAAATTAGAAACCTTTTCAGTTGATAAAGAGAAGTATGAATGGGTTGTACTTGGTGCACAATTCGGTGTCCCACTTTTTAGTCCCCAATTGTGCAATAGTATATGCAGGAGAGTGGTTTCTTCACAGTTACTTCAAACAGATTTGTCGAGTGAGTATCATGAAGCTATGCAGGACTTAAGAGGCAGGTTGCTTTATGTTTGTTCTGAGTACCAAGCATCAGGCCCTACTGCAAGACTTCTTAACCAGAAAGAGCACGTTAAGGAAAAGGAATCTTCTCAACTACTAATGAATTATGCTAGTGGAAGATGGAATCCCATTGCAGAACCTTCTTCTCCTATTTCAGGAGCCTTAAGTGAAAACCAAAGGCTAAAACTTGCTAACAGGCACCGAGCTGGGACTgaagttttgagttttgatgGTAATATCCTAAG GTCATACTCCCTAAACCCAGTCTACGAGGTTGGAGCCAGGCCCTTTGAAGAGTCAGGCGTCATTGGCACTGGGAAAGGTGAATCAGAGGATGTTGATGGCAAAGAAGTAACTCTCCCGGGTGTAAACCTTCTATTTGACGGGTCTGAGCTTCGTCCTTTTGATATCGGTGCTTGCCTACAAGCTCGTCAACCAGTCTCCTTAATAGCTGAGGCATCGGCAGCGACTTCCTCTTTGACAGTCAAACAAAAAGTTTAG
- the LOC125214812 gene encoding protein FAM91A1-like isoform X3, with translation MLRPPETMEEQLIIQAITEECPWENLPKRLQSTLNSKEDWHRRIIDHCIKKRLPWNTCFARMVCKEAEYYEEMMRYLRRNLAMYPYHLAEYVNRVMRVSPFKYYCDILFEVMKNEQPYDSIPNFSAADALRITGIGRNEFIDIMNKCRSKKIMWKLNKSIAKELLPIEPVEFVIEPWWGVCLVNFTLEEFKKKNQHKLIKSIRRKPILSSYLIRKLLRVYFAVGSCTLMFLFILMTVSKFQSLKDLFQTGSSHMKIPLKMGCVSRLLYAVFVVSSENSTVAELALTLQADIFQLQAAASFVCRLGWAVKLIDPASILQDSYSSGSPRSMLSDDEVGSHASMGPSSLFGDGSSRQSSDVLWTENSSPSADCSSVAFVVDANITSYLMMGSVSPGLKSHAVTLYEAGKLGHTSIADLCNDLMTLEGAKFEGGLQEFANHAFSLRCILECLTSGGTVTDERQRVTKEDTASLTTDACQGDSSQNSVNKTDDTNDSVELSGTSIDDTLSTTLSKETSSDAEDSNFSSKFEEISDSAESLTARKDLKKIRKYRVDILRCESLAALSPATLSRLFRRDYDIVMSMIPLPHSSVLPGSKGPVHFGPPTHSSMTPWMKLVLYTALSSGPLSVVMMKGQCLRLLPVPLAGCEKALIWSWDGSTVGGLGGNFEGNLVNGSILLHCLNSLLKHSAVLVQPLSKNDLDDGGNVVTLDVPLPLKNSDGSVACIGEELGLSGEECSKLNILLHDISKKINLWTIGYIRLLRLFNERKLETFSVDKEKYEWVVLGAQFGVPLFSPQLCNSICRRVVSSQLLQTDLSSEYHEAMQDLRGRLLYVCSEYQASGPTARLLNQKEHVKEKESSQLLMNYASGRWNPIAEPSSPISGALSENQRLKLANRHRAGTEVLSFDGNILRSCQKVLTPKIGRQLPHQVGIFSECSVDYTSFVQICTRAQPLCELHS, from the exons ATGCTGCGTCCGCCGGAGACAATGGAGGAACAGTTGATAATCCAAGCAATTACAGAAGAGTGCCCCTGGGAGAACCTGCCGAAGCGCCTTCAATCAACCCTGAATTCCAAGGAAGATTGGCACCGCAG GATAATTGATCACTGCATAAAAAAAAGACTCCCCTGGAACACTTGTTTTGCTCGCATGGTGTGCAAAGAAGCTGAATACTATGAGGAAATGATGCGTTATCTACGGAGGAATCTAGCG ATGTATCCCTACCATCTTGCAGAGTATGTTAACCGTGTTATGAGGGTTTCTCCTTTCAAATATTACTGTGACATCTTATTTGAAGTGATGAAAAATG AACAACCCTATGACAGTATTCCCAATTTTAGTGCAGCAGATGCCCTGCGGATCACAGGAATCGGAAGAAATGAATTCATTGACATCATGAACAAGTGTAGATCTAAG AAAATTATGTGGAAGTTAAATAAGTCCATAGCAAAAGAACTCTTGCCGATAGAACCTGTTGAATTTGTGATTGAGCCATGGTGGGGAGTTTGTCTTGTCAACTTTACTTTGGAAGAATTCAAG AAGAAGAATCAGcacaaattgataaaatctaTAAGGAGGAAGCCAATTCTTTCTTCCTATTTGATCCGGAAATTATTAAGGGTCTATTTCGCCGTGGGCTCGTGTACTTTGATGTTCCTGTTTATCCTGATGACCGTTTCCAAG TTTCAAAGCTTGAAGGATTTGTTTCAAACAGGGAGCAGTCATATGAAGATCCCATTGAAGA TGGGTTGTGTAAGCAGGTTGCTATATGCTGTGTTTGTGGTGTCAAGCGAGAATTCAACTGTTGCTGAACTGGCATTGACTTTGCAAGCTGATATCTTTCAGCTACAGGCCGCTGCATCTTTTGTTTGTCGACTGGGATGGGCAGTGAAACTTATTGATCCAGCCTCTATTCTTCAGGACTCTTATTCATCTGGATCTCCTAGAAGTATGCTCAGTGATGACGAAGTTGGTTCTCATGCTAGTATGGGTCCTTCAAGTTTATTTGGTGATGGCAGCAGTCGTCAATCATCAGATGTATTATGGACAGAAAACTCTAGTCCTTCTGCCGACTGCTCTAGTGTAGCTTTTGTTGTTGATGCTAATATAACATCATATCTTATGATGGGATCTGTCTCTCCAG GTCTGAAATCTCATGCTGTGACACTTTATGAAGCTGGAAAACTAGGTCACACAAGCATTGCTGACCTTTGCAATGATCTTATGACCCTAGAGGGTGCTAAATTTGAAGGAGGGTTACAAGAGTTTGCTAATCATGCTTTCAGCCTCAGGTGTATTCTTGAATGCCTAACTTCAGGTGGAACTGTTACTGATGAAAGACAGAGAGTGACCAAGGAGGACACCGCTTCATTGACAACTGATGCTTGTCAAGGTGACAGTTCTCAAAATAGCGTGAATAAAACAGATGACACTAATGACTCTGTTGAGCTCAGTGGAACTAGTATAGATGATACTTTATCTACTACGTTATCTAAAGAGACTAGTTCTGATGCAGAGGATTCTAATTTTAGTTCCAAGTTTGAGGAAATTTCAGATTCTGCTGAAAGTTTGACTGCCAGAAAagatttaaagaaaataaggaaatacAGAGTAGATATACTTCGTTGTGAAAGCTTGGCTGCTCTGTCCCCAGCCACATTGAGTCGTCTATTTCGTCGTGACTATGACATTGTCATGTCCATGATTCCACTTCCTCATTCTTCTGTCTTGCCTGGATCAAAGGGCCCtgttcattttggtcctccaaCACATTCTTCCATGACTCCTTGGATGAAATTAGTGCTTTACACTGCTCTATCCAGTGGACCTCTTTCTGTTGTTATGATGAAAGGCCAGTGTCTAAGATTACTTCCTGTACCATTAGCTGGTTGTGAGAAAGCCCTTATATGGTCATGGGATGGATCTACGGTTGGGGGTCTGGGAGGAAATTTCGAAGGGAATTTAGTTAATGGAAGCATTCTATTACACTGCTTGAATTCTCTTCTTAAACATTCTGCTGTGTTGGTTCAACCTTTGAGCAAGAATGACCTTGACGATGGTGGAAATGTTGTAACACTAGATGTTCCATTGCCCTTGAAAAACAGTGATGGTTCAGTGGCTTGTATTGGGGAGGAGCTGGGGCTAAGTGGAGAGGAATGTTCAAAGTTAAACATATTGTTGCATGATatatcgaaaaagataaatttgtgGACAATAGGTTATATTCGCTTACTTAGACTATTTAACGAGAGAAAATTAGAAACCTTTTCAGTTGATAAAGAGAAGTATGAATGGGTTGTACTTGGTGCACAATTCGGTGTCCCACTTTTTAGTCCCCAATTGTGCAATAGTATATGCAGGAGAGTGGTTTCTTCACAGTTACTTCAAACAGATTTGTCGAGTGAGTATCATGAAGCTATGCAGGACTTAAGAGGCAGGTTGCTTTATGTTTGTTCTGAGTACCAAGCATCAGGCCCTACTGCAAGACTTCTTAACCAGAAAGAGCACGTTAAGGAAAAGGAATCTTCTCAACTACTAATGAATTATGCTAGTGGAAGATGGAATCCCATTGCAGAACCTTCTTCTCCTATTTCAGGAGCCTTAAGTGAAAACCAAAGGCTAAAACTTGCTAACAGGCACCGAGCTGGGACTgaagttttgagttttgatgGTAATATCCTAAG AAGTTGTCAAAAAGTCCTAACTCCTAAGATAGGCAGGCAACTACCTCATCAAGTAGGCATCTTCTCAGAATGTTCGGTTGATTATACTAGTTTCGTGCAAATCTGTACAAGAGCTCAGCCATTATGTGAGCTTCATAGCTAG